The sequence AAGCAGCGTCACAAGAGCTAAATGCAAAATACAGACCGTATGACGAATAAACGCAAAAAAGACCAGGCTCACGAATGAGTACCTGGTCTTTTTGCTTTACTTATTTACCGCAACAACGCACTTAACCGCTAACCCCAACATGTCTGCGTCTGTCAGCGCGCCACTAGATAGCTTGTCTGTCCATAACGTATTAGCGCCTGCCTTGATGGCTGCATCCACAACAATTTGCCGGTGTGCCTTACTGGCTAATGATGCTTCTGTTTCTTTTTGCAATGTTGGACTTGAAAATTTCCGTTTGTCCTCCACAGTTGAAGTTGTAGACGGCGTACTCAATCTAGCACGTACAGCAGCCATATTTACAGCTGGACAATTAGTAGATTGACCTGTAAATTCATTGTGACCTTTTACAGCGCTTGCGGGCAATCCTAGCTTGTCCATCCAATAGCGTGTCCGTTCATCAAATACGCGTTCCTGCTCTGCTGTAAATGAGCCATTGCCCACCAGGCAGATATTATAAATGTATGAGTTTTGTCCACCTACACCATTCGTGATTTCTTCGGGGTCATAGCACAATTCCACAGTGCCATCTCGTAAGATAATTTCGTGATAGCCACCAGTCCCCCACTTTTTTGTCTTATTCCAGTAATTCCAGAATGCGGACCAATCTCCCTCGTCGGTAGCTGAGTGGTGACGGGCAATGTTTTCAATCGCTGATAATGCCCGTGTACCGTTTGTTCGTGGTGTGATGGACCGTAAATCCTTGACAGTAACCATTACTTCACATCCTTTTTACTATTCATGATTTCTTTCAATTTCCCAATAAAAAAACTCAAAGGTGTCGGCATTTCTAGTCCGAGTTTCTTTGAGTTTTCTTCAAGCGATATTAATTCCATAACTATAAAATATAACGCTACAAAATTAGGTAAAACCTCTCCTGCATCGTATCCCAGTTCAAGTAAAATCAAATAAATGAGGTTGGATACGCCTACCCACATCCACATGATGCCTTTTTTTATGCCGCCTTGAAAAGCGCGTAACGATGACCGTTGTTGCCAATTTGCAGTTAATCCTGTCGCGTAATCAAGCACATTTAAAACGATTAGCGCGGTTAATAAAATAGACCATCCACCTAAAAAATATGCTACAAAACTCGTAACACCTAAAATTACATACCGCTTAACTTCTTCCAAATTCAATCACTCCTTATTTTTAGGTAAACAAAAAGAACGCCCACAATTGGACGCTCAATCTATTTCCTCTTCATCCGGCATATTAACAGTCTTATATAGCGCACAATCAGACACATAAGTGTTTAATTGTGGTACCCAGCTATCTCTCCTAATCTGAGTGCCTGCCCAAATAAACACTTCGCGATAGCCCCTACCTAAAGCCTGTTGTGCTGCCCGCTCAATTAGCGGCCATTCCTTCCACGCCATTTCCGCTAGTAGCACGAATCCAGAAAAATAATGTTGTTGCGAAAAATCATAATCCATATCTAACCAAGCCTGTGCAAAAACATCTTCATGTGCTGGCACTTCTCGCGTCACCCAGTCATAATCTTCAATTTGGATAAAGTCCAAGTTTGGGCTGCTCCAATATTCAAATGGCGCATTTACGATTCGCAAAAATTCTGGTACACGGTCAACATCTAATACGGATGGAGGGAAAAATAGTATCGTGAACTGGCTGTTTGCATAACTATTAGCTATCCCCTTCATGAACTCTGTGTACTCGCCAAGATACTGCTGCAACTTATAAGCTACTTCTATATTTTGTGGCGTCATTTCAATGTCAGACGTGGGATAGTAAGGTAAATCATAGCCCATTTCATTTCTAAATCTATTAATCGTCCCATCATCATAAAAGCACGGAGGGCGTCCCGGAAATTCTGTATTGACGTCGCCCGGCGCGAACTCTTGCCACCAATACCATGACTCCCCAAGCTGCAAGATGGGCTGAAAGCCTTCAGCAACCACAATATCGAGACAATCCCTTGTAATACGGTCAATGTACGTCTTTACAGCGTCGTTATTGATACTATAAAAAGATGTAGGTGGTTGCCAACCTGTTTGCCCTGGATAGCCATCCGACATCCTTTGTTTCCATTCTTCCGGCATTTGCAGATTTTCCATTGCGACTGAAGTTACAAATTCATTGAACCCGTTCAATCTCATGTGCTTCAGGTAACTGTGTAACCAGGTACTAAAAGCGGTATTGATACCGACGGTCGGGTCAAGATACATTGTCGTGTGCCCTTCATTAAGAAAGCCCTCTGATCCCCATTTATCATAAAAATGAGATGCCCCGATGTATAAATTAATGATGCCTTCGTAACCCAACAATCTCATGGCCTCGATTAATCTCTTTGGATTTTTGTTATATTCATCGTCAAACCCCTCTGCCAATCGATAGGGATTGGTTGGCATCCGAGGAGGCTTTGGCCCCAAATTACCTCCGGTAGTTTTCATACCATTAAAATTCAATTTAAAGGCGTCACTGCGACCCGTACATTCCAGTTCGCCAGAAACGAAGTAAGTTGGGATAACCGGAAAGGTAACACTATGGATATCACTGGAAGACAATTTAACCATGGCATTAGGGTGTGTCCCTTCCGAGATGTTATTGAAATCGATGGTGTATTCTTCCCCAACACTATAATCATAAGACACCGAAGTCCAGGCATCGAATGGAATGCTTCCGGCAGCTGTATAGAATTCTCCTCTTACGAAGTCCATGTCATAGTCAGATCCAAGTTCACCATTTCCATTGAATGTCTCACAGATGGATTCCCCTTCATCATCAAGATGACAGACAGTTTTTGTCCATGTCACTCGAGGAGCAACTGGCGAGATCCACCGATGAGTTAACTCAATCTTTCCATCAAAATTGAAATGGTCTGTGTGGTGCATCTTTCGCCTTAAAAAACCTAAGGTAAGATAACTCAAGGCATCCCCCTCGCCATAACGAATGATGGCAGCAGGTTGTTGATCTACATCTGCAAAGTCTGCTGTTTGAAAATAAGAAGGAGTGAAAGAGAATTTAGTTCCAGAGTAATCTCTGTTGGTCGGGTACTTGACATAATCATGCATCCAGAAATCTTCACTACTAAATCTTAGTCCAACATAATCTCCGATAGTCCTGAAATGCCCTGTCACTTGAAGAGCATCTTCGGCCAAACTCGTTACAACTCCGATTGCCTCATAGTTAAATAGCGTGGTAAATAAATCTGGATGAAACCTATTGTACATCGTTAAGTCCTCCCAATCGCATGCATAGTGACTTGTCCAGTTCCACCACCAGAGATGTAGACGCCAGTGTAAAGCGTTAAACCATTTTCCTGTGCAGTTATAAACGAG comes from Sporosarcina sp. FSL K6-3457 and encodes:
- a CDS encoding peptidoglycan recognition protein family protein yields the protein MVTVKDLRSITPRTNGTRALSAIENIARHHSATDEGDWSAFWNYWNKTKKWGTGGYHEIILRDGTVELCYDPEEITNGVGGQNSYIYNICLVGNGSFTAEQERVFDERTRYWMDKLGLPASAVKGHNEFTGQSTNCPAVNMAAVRARLSTPSTTSTVEDKRKFSSPTLQKETEASLASKAHRQIVVDAAIKAGANTLWTDKLSSGALTDADMLGLAVKCVVAVNK
- a CDS encoding phage holin family protein, which produces MEEVKRYVILGVTSFVAYFLGGWSILLTALIVLNVLDYATGLTANWQQRSSLRAFQGGIKKGIMWMWVGVSNLIYLILLELGYDAGEVLPNFVALYFIVMELISLEENSKKLGLEMPTPLSFFIGKLKEIMNSKKDVK
- a CDS encoding non-contractile tail sheath protein — encoded protein: MYNRFHPDLFTTLFNYEAIGVVTSLAEDALQVTGHFRTIGDYVGLRFSSEDFWMHDYVKYPTNRDYSGTKFSFTPSYFQTADFADVDQQPAAIIRYGEGDALSYLTLGFLRRKMHHTDHFNFDGKIELTHRWISPVAPRVTWTKTVCHLDDEGESICETFNGNGELGSDYDMDFVRGEFYTAAGSIPFDAWTSVSYDYSVGEEYTIDFNNISEGTHPNAMVKLSSSDIHSVTFPVIPTYFVSGELECTGRSDAFKLNFNGMKTTGGNLGPKPPRMPTNPYRLAEGFDDEYNKNPKRLIEAMRLLGYEGIINLYIGASHFYDKWGSEGFLNEGHTTMYLDPTVGINTAFSTWLHSYLKHMRLNGFNEFVTSVAMENLQMPEEWKQRMSDGYPGQTGWQPPTSFYSINNDAVKTYIDRITRDCLDIVVAEGFQPILQLGESWYWWQEFAPGDVNTEFPGRPPCFYDDGTINRFRNEMGYDLPYYPTSDIEMTPQNIEVAYKLQQYLGEYTEFMKGIANSYANSQFTILFFPPSVLDVDRVPEFLRIVNAPFEYWSSPNLDFIQIEDYDWVTREVPAHEDVFAQAWLDMDYDFSQQHYFSGFVLLAEMAWKEWPLIERAAQQALGRGYREVFIWAGTQIRRDSWVPQLNTYVSDCALYKTVNMPDEEEID